The genome window GATCGCAAAGATTTTGGAATACTGTAGTAAAAACAACATCACCGTAATTCCATTCGGAGGAGGTTCCTCCGTGGTCGGCGGTTTGGAAGTGGTAAAAGGGAAAGGGCAAAAAGCGGTTCTTTCATTGGATACGACCAGGATGGATTCCCTCTTATCCTTGGACAAAGAAAGTTATCTCGCGACCTTTCAAGCGGGGATTTACGGACCCAAACTCGAAAAATTGTTAAACGACAAAGGATTTACTCTCGGACATTTTCCTCAGTCTTTCGAATATTCTACGTTAGGCGGATGGATCGCGGCGAGAAGCGCGGGTCAACAATCCAATCGCTACGGTAAAATCGAGGAAATTCTTACGAGCTTGAAAGTAATCACTCCTTCCGGAACGGTGGAAACACTCCGAGAACCGGCCTCTTCCACGGGACCGGATCTGAATCAGATCTTTGCGGGAAGCGAGGGCTTGCTCGGAATCATTACCGAGGCGACCGTCAAGATTCACAAACTTCCGGAAACGAGAAAGTATTTCGGAATCGTTTTCCCGAACTTTGCGGCCGGTTTGGATTTTATCCGTGAAGTCAATCATAGGGAAATTCCGACTTCCATGATTCGTCTTTCCGATAAAAACGAAACTCGTTTGTATCAAACGTTAGGCACTCTCGGTAAGAAAAACACTCCGATCCGCTGGATCAAAAATATCATTCAAAATCAGGTTCTACGCTGGAAGAATCTCGGCGAAGATAAATGTGTGATTCTTTTGGGACTCGACGGAACGAAAGAGGACGTTTCTCAGAATTTCTCCAAGATCAAACCTCTGATCGGTAAACATAAGGGATTGTATGCCGGAACACATCTCGGAGAACAATGGATTCATTCCCGATACAACATGCCTTTCTTACGCAATCACGTGATGGAAAACGGCCTCGGTGTGGATACGATGGAAACCTCCACGACCTACGACCGGGTTCTACATCTTCACAAGGAAGGGATCGCTTCTCTGGAAAAATCGATTCCGGGTTCGATTGCGATGTGTCATATCTCTCACAGCTATCACGAAGGGGCGTGTCTCTATTATACGATCCTGTTTCCGATGGACGAAAAGAAACCGGCGGATCAGTGGTTTAAGATGAAACGGATGGTTTCGGATACGTTCTATCAAAACGGAGCGCCGATCTCCCATCACCACGGCGTCGGATTCGATCACAAGGTTTGGTATGAAAAAGCGACTTCCAAACCGGTGCTACTCGGGTTACGCGCTTTCAAAAAAGAAGTAGATAAAAAGGAAATTTTAAATCCTGGGAAAGTGTTTCACTGAAGTAAGATTTTTAAAATCAAAAAGCCGGCATAAAACCGGCTTTTTGATTTTCGTATATTCTAAAATTAGAATTTACTGAAATACGGGCCTTCTTCTTTCGAGAATGGACTTCATTCCTTCCTGACCGTTTCGGGAAAAAACCGCCTCGGATAGAAGTTTTACGTCTCGTTCCGCGTTGTGTTCAGCAAACATACGAACCGGATCGCGGAGAGCGATTTTAATTCCAGTAACCGAGCCCATAGCCATGTCCTTGAATTGATCGCAGTATTTACGCGCGCGCACGAGAAGATCCTCGGAAGATGCGGCAACCTCGTCGATCAAACCGATCTCGAGCGCTTCTTCCGCTTTGAGTCCTTTTCCCGAATACAAAAGATCTCGTGCCTTTGTGATACCCACGGTTTCTTTCAACATAAACCCGGCGACCGAAGGAAAGTTGATTCCGATTTGAGATTCTGGAAAACCGAGTCTTCCTTTTTTTTCAACCATGATTCTATAATCGCAAAAGATCGCATAAACGGCGCCGAGCCCCATGGAATGTCCGTTCATCGCGCAGATCAGAGGTTTTTCAAAAAAGAGAAGTTTGGAAGCGGTGTCGAGAGCAAGACGAAGAACGTCTTGAATCTCCGCCAATGTTTTTCCCACGAAAATTTCCGGATTGAATCCGTTGGAAAAAAACTTCTCGTTTTTGGAAGTAAGGATCACCGCTTTGACGGAAGGATCTTTTGCAGCTGCTTCCAACTTTGCGGAGATGACTTTAAAGAATTCTCCGTCGAGGGAATTGACCTCGTTGGTTTCGATGTAGAGTTCGAGAACGTGATTGTTTTTAATTTCGGAAAGCATTTTCGCTCCTTGGATTCATAGTAGTTCGAATCGTTTGAACGTGCGTTTAAACGATTCGTTCTTATTCCGGATTTTTCCAAATTGAATCCGGAAAGAATGTTGTAAATCTCGATCTTGGTTTTTTAAAACTGAAATTTGGACGCCGGAATCGTTTCCGACAAAGCGATCTTTTTCATTTTGATCTCGATCTTGTTCTGATCCGAATTCGTGTTCGGTTCCACGATTCTTGTGATCGTAGTTTTCGGAGGAAAAGAAATCGTTCCCTGCACTTTCGTAATCGCCTTGAGATTGCTTTTTTTGGAAAGAAGTTCCACGGAACTGATTCCAAAATCCGTCATCCAAAACGTAATGTCCTCTCCCGGTTTTTTGACGAGAATGGCCTTTTCCGAAAGATTTACGAAGATGGGATCGTTCCCCGCAAGTCCGGAACTGTTGTTGGAAAGCAAAGAATACAAAACCGGAAACGGAATCGTGGATTGTTTTTTGCCGCTCGGATCTTTAAAAAGAATATCGCCCATCGGAAGAACCTGCGGCCCTCCGTTTGCGGTCTTGATATGAATCGAATTCCCGTCCGTATAAACCCGGGAAACGATCATTCCGAAAAAAGGATCGGAAAGTTCGATGTACATCTTTCCCGAAGGTTTGTCGTAATAGATTTTTCCGTCCGCGGAAAAACTTTCCTTTTTCGGAACGAAATTTTCCACACGCATGGAGAATTCCCCCGAATAAGATGAATTCTTCGTTTCCAAATCGCGGACCGATTTTAAAACACGCGCCGCATCCGGATTTTTGGAAGAAAGGAATTTCAGATTTCCCTTATCGGGAAAGGAAATCTCCTCGATCTGTTGACTTGTACATCCGATCGCGAAAAGAGAAACCATTAGAATTGTTGCATAAAGAGTCTGTTTCATAACTTGAATTTTCCGAGATTATTTTCCGGGTTTAAGACCGGAGTGTTCCGAAGATCCGTTTTGCAGTTTTTTTTGAATCCTGGAAATGTCTTCCTTCTTCTTAAATAGTTTGAGGCTTTTTTCCCAATAGGCGGTCGCGTTTCGTCCTTGGTTTTTTTCCTTATAAACGTCGCCGATATGTTCCAGAATCACGGGGTCTTCTTCCCCTTTGTCCTTGAGAATCTGATAGGCAAGCTGCAGATGCAAAAGCGCCTCGTCGAGATTTCCTAATCTGAAAAATATCCAACCGAGGCTGTCCTGATACGCTTCGTTGTCCGGAGCGAGTTCGACCGCTTTTTGAACCAGCGCGAGGCTTTCTTCCAGACGAATCCCCTTTTCCGAAAGATAATATCCGAGATAGTTGTAAGCCATCGGATTTCCGGGATCGATTTCGATGGACTTTTTCAGATCCTTTTCCATGGATTCCTGTTGTTCCAACTTCTCATGGACCGAAGCTCTGTAAAAATAATAGACTCCGTTTTGCGGATCGGTTTCGATCGCAGCATTAAATTCTTCTAATGCTTCTTTGTATTTTTCCCTCGAAGCCAAAACGATCCCGAGCAGATAACGCGCATAAGACATTCCGGGTTGAGTTTTCAATACGTTTCGAATGATCGCTTCGGCTTCCTCTTTTTTTCCGGGAGGTTCGGCGCGGAGCAAATACGCGAGATGCAATTGAAACTTGAGCTTGTCCTCTTCCTTTTGCGCTTTTTCGGCGGCTTTGCGCGACATCAAAATCGCCCGGTAGATGGAACCGGATTGTTCGTGACAGGATGCGAGAAAATCATAGATTTCCGCTTCTCCCCATTCCAAAGCGGAATCAGACGCGAGCAACGCACGATTGGCCGTTCGTTCCGCGAGTTCGAACTGCTGCATATTGAATACGAGTTCAGCGACTTCTCGAAGTTCCTTCCGATACAAGGAAGAATTCTTCTCCTTTTCGTAGATATCCAACATTGCGAGACGAACCGCGAGTCTGCCCGGAAGTTTTTCCTTTACGGGTTGAAGAATATTCTTCGCTTCCGAATATTTCCCCAAAAGAACGAGATACAACCCTTCCAAAACGCTTCCTTTCGGGATTTTGGACTGCTGATTCAGAATATTAAAATATTCGAATGCGGTAGCCTTACTTTCGATGAAATACATCTCCGCCAAAAGGTGTTCCACCGAGGAAAGATTTTTTTTGGATTTGAGGATCTTATTCAGTTCCTTTCTCGCGGAAGAGAATTTACCGAGCTGATTGTAGATCTTGGCAAGTGTCAATCGCGCCGTAATATCGCTCGGATTCTGCTGGACGTACGAAGTCAGAAAATACAAGGCCTTTTTGTTTTGACCGTTCGCGAAATACATTTCTCCGAGTGATTTGTCGACGAAGGATCTGTATTTCGGATTTCCTTCCCGGTTGCGAATCGAATCGCTGAGAGACGTTAAATACAGAATCGCTCTCGGATAGTTTTTGAGTTCCTGATTGAGGGAACCCAAAAGATATAAGAAATCGGAGTCGTCCGGAAATCGACTCAGATTCGCTTCGAGATAATCGCTGGATTTCTGGAATTCACCGACCCGAATCAGAATTCTCGCTTTTAAAAGATACGCGTCCCTGAAGTTTGCATCCGTGAGAATCGCCGCGTCCGCTTCCTTTTCCGCGTTATCAAACTGACCGAGATAAAAATGCACGTTGGCCTTGGCTACTCTCGAAACCGGAGAAACCTTTCTTTGCAGAACGTCCGAACATCGAATGTATTTTTCATAATGCTCGACGGATTCTTCGTAGCTCTTTCGGGATTTTTCCTGAGAAGGAATCTTTGCGGCGTCGGTTTGTTTTTCAAACGCGAGCGAAAGAAAGAATTCCGGCGCAACCGTCGACCCGGAATACTCGCATTCTTCCTGAGCATGCAAGACAGTCGTAAAGAGAAGAAGCAGCGCGCAAAACGAAAGAAAACGGAAACCGGGAAGTCGGGAAGCGATTGTATTATTTGCTTGATTCATTCAGGTAATCGGACAGATTTGAAAAGAATGTTCCACGAAACAGGAACCATCCTCTCAGCAGGTCCGGAATTTCATTTTGCAACCGATCCGTCCAGGAGTCGAATCAATTTTCCAACGCGTAGGAGTCTCCCACTTTGTTAACTTACATTCGGGAAAATCGAAAGTATGTCTTTCTCTTAATTCTCGTTTGGGCGATCGCCGCGGCATGGATTCTTCCGAACAGATATAAATTATTGAGTAAACTCGCCCTGATGATTCGACCGCCGGGCTACGATCGCCAAACCGCCGAAGAATTTATCGAAAAGGGAGACGCGATTCTTCAAAGGGAAATCGCCTATCAGGATTTAGGGGAAAGAATTCCCGATCTCGAAATTCTGAAAGAAGCTTGTTTGTACTATTATTCTTTGAGTGAAAGAGATACGGTTTTATACAGACCGTCCTGGACCGATTCTATGTCGATCTGGAGATTCAAGGATTCGGGTATGAGGGAAGAATCCTCCGAGAAAAAAATTTCTTCCAAAACGAAATCCAGAAATCCGATCACGGGAAGTTTTAATCCGGGAGAATATTGGAAGGTCGCCTCTCCGAACGTTTTGGAAGCGCTCGACTATTACAAGCGAGCCTTGAATTTTTCCGGACCCGATTTTTCCGTTCCGAAAAAGATCGAAAAGACCGCGCTCGCCGTTTGCAGACCGGAAGAGGTTTTACTCGCCTACGCAGACTACGTTCGCAACACGGAAGAAGCGGTTCGAGTTGCGATGGAGAAAAAGAAAAAACCGAAATCTTTTTTTTCCTGCGCTAACAACGAAGAGCCGGATAACGTATTGACCGAAAAACAAAATCAGATGCGGGTTTGGTCCCAGATCAAATCGAATTCGTTCGTGATCGATCCGGATCGAAATCTCAAAGTAAACGCAAACGATTTCAAAAAAGCGTTGAACCTTCTCGCGTTCGGAATCTATAGAACCGGCCTCAATTCGATTTCTCCCTTGGAGGCGGACGGAATTTTGGAAAAGCTGTTGTTCTTTTCCGATCCGGGCACGGTCGAATACGATGAATTGCTGTTCAAACGGGGAATGCTCAATTATCAACTCGGCAAACGCGATCCGTTCTTTTTCAACAAAGCGATTTTTTATTTCACCGAAGCGGCCCGATCGGAACTTTTGGACAAAGGCTCCGTATTCGAATCCAAATTGATGATCGTCCGCGCTGAAATCCGAAAAGGACAACTCGATTCCGCGCTTTTGGAATTGCAGAAACTCGAAACGGATCTCTACACGATCGATAAAGCGTATCGAGTGACTGGCAGCGGAAGAAGCGATCTCGTAGAAGACAGAAAAAAACTTCTTCGATACGTTTTACGAAAAAAAGGAAGATACGAAGAAGCGGACGAACTCTATGTCGAAGAAGATTCGTTATTTTGATTACAACGCGACGCATCCTCCGTTCGCGGAAGTGATTTTAGAAGTTCAAAAGGATTATCTCGATGACTTCTATAACCCTTCGGGCGCGACCCGATTCTCCTTAGCCAGACAAGGAAAGATAGAATCCGCTCGAAAGACCCTGGAGGATTACACCGGAAAACCCGCGAAAGAATTCGTCTTTTCCTCCACGGGAACGGAGGCGAATCATTTGATGACGCAGGCGATCCGCGGTAAGTTTTCCGGTTCCGCGATCGTATCTTCTTTGGAACATTCCTCGATGTATTCCGCGTTGGAATTTGCCGGATTTACGTTTCGAAAAATACGTTCGAATCCGAACGGAACCGTCGACCTGACCCATCTCGAAACATTGTTAAACGAAGAAGCCGCTCCGATTTTCGTTCTTCACGTAGCCAACGAATCCGGAGTCGTTCAACCGATCGAAGCGATTTCCTCTCTTGCAAAACGATTTTCCGTTCCTTTGTTTTCCGATCTGATGCAATCCTTCGGGAAACTGGAGATTCCATTCGAACTTCTCGACGGGTTTACGTTTTCCGGTCATAAGATCGGAGCCGGAATGGGCGCCTCGGGAACTTGGGTGCAAAGCGACCTCGTTTCCGAAAAGGAATTCGCGATCTTTCACGGCGGCAATCAGGAGAACAATCACAGAGCCGGAACGGAAAATTCTCCCGCCATACTCGCTTTTTCCGAAGTTTTAAAGAGAAGAATTCCCGAACAAAAAGAAAAGCTGGATCGAGCTGAACGGTTTCGGACAAAGATTGAATCCGTTCTGGAAGAATGCGGATGTATTTTAATCGGAAAGGAATCGGCTCGGATTTCCACGACTTCCTTCTGTCTATTGCCAACGGACGACGTGGATTTTTTTATGATGGGAATGGAAGAATCGGGCTTTGTCGTTTCCACAGGCTCTTCCTGTAAATCCAGATCTAGAGAACCGGCTCCTTCCCTTCTTTCCATGGGCTATTCGGAAGAAGAAGCTCTTCGAGCGATCCGCATTTCGACAGGCTGGTTTACGACCGAGGAAGAAGTGGACGAACTTTGCCTGCATATCCGCAAAGTCCTGCGAGCCTTGACGGACGATTTATAAGGAAAGGATCTCGTTTGGGTTTACAAAATCTTCTTTCATGGATAACGAGAATCAGGTGAAACTATGATACGAATCTTCATCCATTCCGTTTTTCTAATATTCTTCTCTTTGATCAGTCTCGATTGCGGAATTGCCCTTACCACTCGGGCGACCCTAAAACTTCCTCCGCAAACGAAAACGGAAATTCTTCGAGTCAATGTGATCTACGGCGAAACGTACCGTATGCACGGATTGAATCTCGGATTCGCGAATTTCGTTCAAAAGGATTTGATTGGAATACAACTCGGAATCGTAAACGGGGCTGAAGAAGGTACGGGAATTCAAATCGGCGCGATCAATAATTCGAAGCCTTCCTTCGCTCTTTTGAAGATCGGAATTCTTAATTTGAACTTCTTTTTGGATTCGGGGAGACCGCAACCGGGAGACACACCGGAAAACCGAGAACGCAGAGTAAAAGGAGATCTTGCTTTTTCCGTCGGCGTCGCCAATCTTGCAAGCGGCAAAGTGAATTTCGGATTATTCAACTACGGATACGGCTTCAACGCGGGGTTGATCAATTGGAACGGGGAGGGTTCCGCCGTCTCGATCGGCGCGGTCAACATCGGCGAAACGGAGAATTTTCAGATCGGAATTCTTAACTTTTGCAAAGAAGGACCGATTTCCTTCATGATCGTCGCGAACTATTGCAGACCGGGTTGGACGGAAAACTCCTCTGCAAACGAAAATACATTCGCACCGGAAACAAAATAAATTCTTTCCAAACAAAATTCGAAAAAAGTCTTTTTAAAAAGTTTAGAACCCTTTCCTTTCGAAATAATATTGACAACGAATTTTCTTCGGTTCCAATTACGTCGCACAATCTAACACGAATCATGAAATACAAAATCAAACCTACCGTTTATCTCTTTTCCCTTTTAGCCTGGATCGCGACAACTAACTGCGGTTTTGCGCTGACTCCCCGGATCACGACTCGGATTCCACCCAAAACGGAAACGGAAGTATTCCGCTTAAACCTTCTCTATGGAGAACTCAAAAATCTCGCAGGGGTGAACGTAGGCGTCGTCAATATCGTGGAAGACCGGATGATCGGCGGCCAACTCGGGATCGTAAACTTCTCCGAAAAAAAAACATACGGAGCCCAAATCGCTGTCGTTAATTTATCCGAGAACAAAGGGGCCGGGATTCAGGCGGGGATCGTCAATTATTCCAAGGGAGAATCCAGCGGAATTCAAGCCGGAATCGTCAATATTGGAAGTCAACGATCCGGATTCGATATTACCATCGGTGCCGGAAACTTTGACACGAAAGGACTGATGATCGGAGGCGTGAATCTATATTCGAACGGTGTCAACATCGGAATTCTCAATGAAAAAGCGGGAGGCTTTAATCTGGGGGCTTTGAACATCAAAAGCGGCGGCGTCAACGTAGGAATTCTCAACGGAGGGAGCGGTATCCATATCGGTTTGATCAACTCCGGCGGCGAAGAGGAAACGGACGGACCCACGATGCAGTTCGGACTTTTAAACTTCTGCGGAAAAGGAACCTTTCCCATTATGATCGGATTCAACTACTGTAAATAACAATGAAACATACAAATTCTAGAATATTCAAAATTCATTTTTTATCTCCAGCTAAATTTTCGATTTTTCTTTTTTTGCTGAGCTGCGGAGTCACGGGATTCACGAACGAACATTCCGTCGTCCGCGTTCCCGTAAAAACCGAAACCGAAGTCTTTCACGCCAACTTTCTCCATGGAGAAGTGAAAAACTTATACGGACTGAACTTAGGAGTCGTCAACATCATCAAAGAACGATTGATCGGCTTTCAAGTGGGAGGCGCGAACGTCTCTGAAGGAAAAACCTATGGGGCGCAGGTCGGAGTGATCTATAACTCCGCAAAAAAAGGCGGTTTTACCGTTCAAGCCGGAGTCGCGAACAATGTGGAAGACGGCGGAGCCGGAGTTCAGGTCGGCATCTATAACAAAGGCGAAAACAAAGGCCTCTTTATTACGGCTGGCGCCTACAATAGAGGCGGAAGCGGAGCCAACGTAGGATTGATCAACAACGAGGGATTCGGCTTGAATGTCGGCGGATTCAACTACGGCTACGGAGTCAACGTCGGCGTAATCAATTCCGGAAAAGGACTCAGCATCGGGGCTTTGAACCTCGGAGAAGACGGAAATCTTCAGATCGGGATTTTGAACTTTTGCACGGAAGGTCCGTTCCCGATCATGATCATTGTGAATTATTGTTCTAAACCGGCGGAAACGATCGAGCCCAAACCGGCGGCGACAAAGGTCGACACGAAGATCGCCCCGGCCGACAAGTAAAACAAGAAATCCCGAACGAAGAATTACCGAGCATCCAAATTGCGCGTTTCTAAACGAAATACTGCTTCGAATCTAAAAACGGCGCGACTCGAAACCGAAAGCCGACTTTTCAAGGTAATATTCAAAAAATAGAACATTTTATTTTTTGAATATTCGAAAATCTGCTTCAAGGCAAGGACTGATAAATTCTTTCGGCATATCGATCGGTCATCCCGGCCACATAGTCGCTGATGACCCGATGCAAGGATTCGTCTTCGATTCTTTCCTTATACGTTTCCGGAATCTTTTCCGGATGTTTTAAAAAGTAATCAAAGAGGGATTCGATGACCTTCTTACCATAATCGCTCATACGAACGAGATCCTCGTGACGATAGAGCTTTTCGAACAAAAATGATTTTAATTCTCGAAAATACGAATGGATCTCTTCCGAAAAGGATGCGATGCGAATGTTTTGTTTCCATAGAAGCACCAAATCCTCGGTGGACCGCACCTGATTTTTTTCCAATTGTTGAGAAATATTTTGGATCAGATCGGAAACCATGGAATTCGTAAGGGTTCGAATCGCGGTTCGCACGAGAATTTTTTCGCCGGCGTCCTTGTATTGCAACTTGCAATTTTCGTAAACTTCTTTCCAAAACCGATTTTCCGATAAGTCTCCGAGATGAAGATAACCCATCTCCCAACCGTCTTCGATATCATGACTCGTATACGCGATTTCATCCGAAAGATCGGCGATCATTCCTTCGAGCGACGGCCCGCTTTCTTTTCTTTCCAACAACATCATCGAAGGATCGTAATCGGTTCCGTGTTTCATCAAACCTTTGAGAGTTTCTCTACAAAGATTCAAACCGGGGAAGTTCGGATATTTTTTTTCGATGGCGGTTACGATTCTAAGAGATTGTTTGTTGTGTTCGAATCCTCCGTGATCCTTCATCAAACCGGATAATACTTCCTGACCGGCGTGACCAAACGGAGTATGACCCAGATCGTGCGCCAAAGCGATCGTTTCGGATAAGTGAGAATTGAGTCCGAGAGCGCTCGCGATCGTTCTGGAAAGTCCCGCGACCTCCAAAGTGTGAGTCATTCGATTGCGGTAATTCTCCCCGACGGAAAAAATAAACACCTGGGTTTTGTATTGGAGCCGTTTGAACGCGCTGGAATGAAGAACCCGATCCCGGTCTCTTTGAAACGGAAGACGATAGGAATGTTCCTCTTCTTCGTAGATCCTTCCTCCGTTATTCGCGCTGGAAATCGCATAGGGTGCAAGTCCCTCTTTTTCTTTTTGAATCAAATCGTCTCTGGAAAAGTACACGTTTTACAAAATTTCGAAACTTTTCCGAAAAGTCCCCCCACTTTTTTTGTTTTGTTTACTGCTATTTTACGGGACACGTTTTTTACTGTCCTTGAAATCCTCAACCAAGGGACAGCGCAAAGAATGGAATTCTTAAATATTCTCGTGAATCTCTTTTCGGAATACGGATATATCGCCGTCTTTTTAGTTCTCATTCTCTGCGGATTCGGACTCCCCGTTCCCGAAGATATTTCCTTGGTTTCCGGCGGAGTGATCGCCGGTTTCGGAAAAGCCGATCCTCATTCTATGTTTCTCGTCGGTATGGCGGGAGTTTTGATCGGCGACAGCGCGGTTTTTTTAATCGGAAGAGTTTACGGAGTCCGCGTTCTTCAAATTCCGATGATCTCCAGAATCGTTACACCCGAACGATTCGCAAAGGTTCAAGACAAGATCGCCCGTTACGGAAACTGGGTTACTTTTATGGCTCGCTTTATGCCGGGTCTTCGTATGCCGATTTATCTCACGGCGGGGACTTCCGATCGAATTTCCTTTTATCGTTTTGTCGCGCTCGACTTTATGGCCGCCGTAATTTCCGTTCCCGTTTGGGTTTATTTGGGATATTTCGGCGCTTACAACTTCGATACGTTGATCGCCTGGGTTCACCAAGGTCAACTAACGGTTCTCGGACTTTTAGGAACGTTCGCTTTGTTGTTCGGAGTCGTGTATTGGATTCGCAAGAAACGATCCGTCGACCCTTGAGAATTTCTTTACATCTTCCGACGATCGGTTATTTTTTGACCAGTTATGGACATTCTTGCGCAGCCGGTGCTTGTGCTGAATGCCGGTTACGTCCCCATCGGGATCCGGTCGGTCAAAGACGCCCTTATCCTGATCATTCTTGAAAAAGCCCAACTCATCAAGGATGATAAAAATTTTTTAATCCGCTCTGAAAAACTCAAATTCACCGCGCCCCGAATCATTCTTCTTCGAGACTACTACCGAGTTCCTCCGAGAAGGGATCGAGTCTCCCGCGAAAATATCTTTCAACGGGACAACTATCACTGCGTTTATTGCGGAAAGAAATTTCCGGGTTCAAAACTCACTCTCGATCATGTGATTCCGCGTAGCCGATGGGATCATGTTCCGAAAAAGGAAAGGCCGAAGGAATTCAATTCCTGGGAAAATCTTGTAGCGGCCTGCAAACACTGCAATACTCGAAAAGGAAACAAGCTTCTCGCCGAATTGAAGTGGGATTTACCGAAAGAAAATCGGGTGACACCGAAGCTACGCTTTCCACTCTTCTCAATATCGGATCAGCAGGCGGAGAAGTTCGGCTGGCGGGAGTATATTTCTTTTTGAAACGTCTTTATCCATTCTTTCTAATTGCGTTTTGTTTTTTTTTCTGGGGCTGCCCTCACTATTCCACCACGCGCTTGATCTCCACGCCTCCGACCCTGATCAGCATCGTGCCGATCGCGACGGGATACGAACTGCGCTTGAGAGCGGGAAACCCCGAACTTTTTTTTAGCGGATATAGATTGTTTGTCGCGAATACGGAAAACGATTCGAGATTTCCCGCGGATATGAACACAGGAATCGATTGTGTGAACGGACTTTTAAACCTAATCCCAAACCAGCCTTTGGAATATTCGATCGAACTCAGTCCGAATAGCGGTCCGCTGGCAGCGGTCGGAACGGGAGAAAACGCGAATCGGATCTGCAAGATGAACGTGACCTTAACGAGCGGTCAGTACATCACTCTTCGATCCGAGGTACTGGTGATCAGCATTCGAAACGGAGCGGCGTCCGGTTTCGTATTTTCCATGCCTTCCAATTCTCTTAGGGTGCCTTAAACCAAACCTCGATTTTGTGAAGCGTATCCTTTGCGTCTGCGACCCAAATGCTCTGCGGATACGAAGCGAT of Leptospira sanjuanensis contains these proteins:
- a CDS encoding FAD-binding oxidoreductase — encoded protein: MFYTELNSKIDYSRDNLRWNAWGAYGQDFFRVGQMQDILAFLADEFKISEIRKTPPVALEEITLPKSSLSPAQIRELGKICGSKHFSTERRERVLHSAGRSYYDVLRLSFNTLKAFVDGVIYPSKESEIAKILEYCSKNNITVIPFGGGSSVVGGLEVVKGKGQKAVLSLDTTRMDSLLSLDKESYLATFQAGIYGPKLEKLLNDKGFTLGHFPQSFEYSTLGGWIAARSAGQQSNRYGKIEEILTSLKVITPSGTVETLREPASSTGPDLNQIFAGSEGLLGIITEATVKIHKLPETRKYFGIVFPNFAAGLDFIREVNHREIPTSMIRLSDKNETRLYQTLGTLGKKNTPIRWIKNIIQNQVLRWKNLGEDKCVILLGLDGTKEDVSQNFSKIKPLIGKHKGLYAGTHLGEQWIHSRYNMPFLRNHVMENGLGVDTMETSTTYDRVLHLHKEGIASLEKSIPGSIAMCHISHSYHEGACLYYTILFPMDEKKPADQWFKMKRMVSDTFYQNGAPISHHHGVGFDHKVWYEKATSKPVLLGLRAFKKEVDKKEILNPGKVFH
- a CDS encoding enoyl-CoA hydratase/isomerase family protein, translated to MLSEIKNNHVLELYIETNEVNSLDGEFFKVISAKLEAAAKDPSVKAVILTSKNEKFFSNGFNPEIFVGKTLAEIQDVLRLALDTASKLLFFEKPLICAMNGHSMGLGAVYAIFCDYRIMVEKKGRLGFPESQIGINFPSVAGFMLKETVGITKARDLLYSGKGLKAEEALEIGLIDEVAASSEDLLVRARKYCDQFKDMAMGSVTGIKIALRDPVRMFAEHNAERDVKLLSEAVFSRNGQEGMKSILERRRPVFQ
- a CDS encoding LolA family protein codes for the protein MKQTLYATILMVSLFAIGCTSQQIEEISFPDKGNLKFLSSKNPDAARVLKSVRDLETKNSSYSGEFSMRVENFVPKKESFSADGKIYYDKPSGKMYIELSDPFFGMIVSRVYTDGNSIHIKTANGGPQVLPMGDILFKDPSGKKQSTIPFPVLYSLLSNNSSGLAGNDPIFVNLSEKAILVKKPGEDITFWMTDFGISSVELLSKKSNLKAITKVQGTISFPPKTTITRIVEPNTNSDQNKIEIKMKKIALSETIPASKFQF
- a CDS encoding tetratricopeptide repeat protein, which gives rise to MNQANNTIASRLPGFRFLSFCALLLLFTTVLHAQEECEYSGSTVAPEFFLSLAFEKQTDAAKIPSQEKSRKSYEESVEHYEKYIRCSDVLQRKVSPVSRVAKANVHFYLGQFDNAEKEADAAILTDANFRDAYLLKARILIRVGEFQKSSDYLEANLSRFPDDSDFLYLLGSLNQELKNYPRAILYLTSLSDSIRNREGNPKYRSFVDKSLGEMYFANGQNKKALYFLTSYVQQNPSDITARLTLAKIYNQLGKFSSARKELNKILKSKKNLSSVEHLLAEMYFIESKATAFEYFNILNQQSKIPKGSVLEGLYLVLLGKYSEAKNILQPVKEKLPGRLAVRLAMLDIYEKEKNSSLYRKELREVAELVFNMQQFELAERTANRALLASDSALEWGEAEIYDFLASCHEQSGSIYRAILMSRKAAEKAQKEEDKLKFQLHLAYLLRAEPPGKKEEAEAIIRNVLKTQPGMSYARYLLGIVLASREKYKEALEEFNAAIETDPQNGVYYFYRASVHEKLEQQESMEKDLKKSIEIDPGNPMAYNYLGYYLSEKGIRLEESLALVQKAVELAPDNEAYQDSLGWIFFRLGNLDEALLHLQLAYQILKDKGEEDPVILEHIGDVYKEKNQGRNATAYWEKSLKLFKKKEDISRIQKKLQNGSSEHSGLKPGK
- a CDS encoding cysteine desulfurase family protein, producing the protein MSKKIRYFDYNATHPPFAEVILEVQKDYLDDFYNPSGATRFSLARQGKIESARKTLEDYTGKPAKEFVFSSTGTEANHLMTQAIRGKFSGSAIVSSLEHSSMYSALEFAGFTFRKIRSNPNGTVDLTHLETLLNEEAAPIFVLHVANESGVVQPIEAISSLAKRFSVPLFSDLMQSFGKLEIPFELLDGFTFSGHKIGAGMGASGTWVQSDLVSEKEFAIFHGGNQENNHRAGTENSPAILAFSEVLKRRIPEQKEKLDRAERFRTKIESVLEECGCILIGKESARISTTSFCLLPTDDVDFFMMGMEESGFVVSTGSSCKSRSREPAPSLLSMGYSEEEALRAIRISTGWFTTEEEVDELCLHIRKVLRALTDDL
- a CDS encoding LA_2272/LA_2273 family lipoprotein, coding for MIRIFIHSVFLIFFSLISLDCGIALTTRATLKLPPQTKTEILRVNVIYGETYRMHGLNLGFANFVQKDLIGIQLGIVNGAEEGTGIQIGAINNSKPSFALLKIGILNLNFFLDSGRPQPGDTPENRERRVKGDLAFSVGVANLASGKVNFGLFNYGYGFNAGLINWNGEGSAVSIGAVNIGETENFQIGILNFCKEGPISFMIVANYCRPGWTENSSANENTFAPETK
- a CDS encoding LA_2272/LA_2273 family lipoprotein: MKYKIKPTVYLFSLLAWIATTNCGFALTPRITTRIPPKTETEVFRLNLLYGELKNLAGVNVGVVNIVEDRMIGGQLGIVNFSEKKTYGAQIAVVNLSENKGAGIQAGIVNYSKGESSGIQAGIVNIGSQRSGFDITIGAGNFDTKGLMIGGVNLYSNGVNIGILNEKAGGFNLGALNIKSGGVNVGILNGGSGIHIGLINSGGEEETDGPTMQFGLLNFCGKGTFPIMIGFNYCK